The DNA region ACTATCAAATAACTCAGCAACAATCAACTATAGAGTAAGTACTTGCTCAGGTGGCTCATTCCAATATGCCAACTAATTTTGATGCCTGAGTTACACCTATATATGCCAGATGGTGACCTCTGGAGAGATTTTAAAAGCTTATTATATTAAATCAGATGGTTCATTAAAATTGCAAATACAATTAAAAATTCAATGACAACTTAACTTGAATATTATACATAATTATTTTGTTGAAAAATAATATCATGCTCCTTATTTGTCGTTCCTCTGTAGGAGCCCTGAATGGTTTCCCAATACTCTTGTAAGTTGAAACTTGATCACTAGTGTTTATTTTTTCCGCTTTTGGGAGTCAGCACATACATCTTACAAGCGTGTGAATCTAGCTCAGCAGAGATTTCTTCCGAAACCGATGATTGTGTTGAGTGCTGTAGAATTAAGTACACATCATCATATTCAAAACCATAGTGATTTTAATTTCTATACACGACAAAGAACAAAATAAGTCTATCTTACCTCCCATAAGTCTCTAGCATCAACTAGAGTTCCTGGTTTCAAGCCAATGTCAGACCAGGATACAGTCACTGTTGCATTTGATGAGCTTCTATTCCATAAGATCACTGCTACCTTGTTACCTTTAAGAGGACCTGCCCACACCTGCCACAAAACCTTTCTATTAAGAAGTTGTACTTGTAAATTATGACCCAAATTAAACATATGTGCATGTAAGTGTATAGATAGACATGCAGTCCTACAAATTATTGACTTTGACTTCAGAgtccatttttttttgtatttgctTCATTTGTATGTGACAAGAGATATATAcacttaaataataaaaatacactTTTGGAGTGATATATTAACTAAAAGCATAGAGTAGTATTaaatatatagaagatggctaCAAAACCTTAGCTCTAGTTTCATTGAAtattcagagagagagagagagggggaaaTAAGAAAATTACCTCCAAATCGTTATTAGTTTTGACTTTCTTTCCTTGAACTCCTAGTTTGTCTGTAATACCACAAGAAGATTGTAATTTGTAAGTTTTATAGCATTCATATGCATTGAAGAAATCAAAGCCTTTTATCATTGAAGAAAGTCACAAGTGCTTTTATCTATTCGTGCCTTGGTTTACTGCAATAACTTCCGGGTTGGTTATTAGTTCACGAGTAGTGTTATCCATAGCACGAATGTCACAACCAACCAATAAAGGAGCCTATATATACAAGAGAACACGTTAAAGTGTTGaaaatcataataaattttcttgAGATGTTACAAGAATTATAGACATTTATATAAGCATGTCATTAAATTTTGTTTAATGGTACCTTAGCTAATGCCCATATGCTGAAATGAGCACGGTATTCTTCTGTGGTCATGCCTCCATTTCCAACTTCGAGCATGTCTGGATCTGATATTCATATATCAATGACATATGTCAGGATCTAATATTGAAGTTTGGTGTAGATGTAATAGTAATATTATGATGTTTAATGACACGCATATAATAAACTATGTAACTTGAGAGGTTAAATTAATACCGTTCCATCCTCCAGGTTGAGCATAAGATGCCCATCGATCATTTGAATCTGCTATGGAAGTCATACTAGGGGGAGAGAGATCAGTTTGCAATGTggaaaatgaagaaagaaactctaatataataattttaaaatagaaTCTTGAGAACTGATGACTTCTTTGGCTCAATTAGCATATATGGATCGTGTCCTCATAATCAACTATGAATTCCATAGGCTTCTcctcaaaattgattatggctTAAAAATCAAGCGTAGAAgattttccaaacatgcattatTATATGAAACCTTAACAAGGTAATTACTCAACAAAAAGTATGAATATGAAATACATTCATGCTCACCTTTCCCAATTATCCTCAACATCTCCTGTTGTTCTCCAACTATTTCCCAATATTTTGCCCCAAATTGCTGGGTCTTCCCATCCCCTATATTTGAGAAAGCATTTCATTATATGTGATGTAGTTTCTTGAAACGAAAAgattaaagaaaattaaaccCATATtgattttactttatttttgtgtgAGAAATAATCCTCTATTTGACTCACCATTCGCACATAGAGAAAAAGATTGGCCTTCCAGTATTGAGTAAAGCTTGGCTCATTGGTGGATACCTATTTTACAAAATGTAAATGAAATTTTGAATTCCTGATTTTTATATAACCACAAATATCTATTTGTATTTGAAGGTCAATCAATACCTTTCTTTGACGCTTATACCATTATTTTCACAATTATCATACTTCAAGTAGTCAATTCCCTACAGTAACATTTAAATCATGCATTAGTTAACATTGTGTAGGATGTAATAAGTTGATAAAAACCAAAAGTTACTTTCAAATAAGTTCATCATACCCAGGAAGCAAATGTTTTTGCATCTTGTTCTTCATGTCCTAGCGATCCCGGCATACGTTTACTGCATGTTTGATTTCTGTAGAGTTTGTTTGTAATTATAAATGCTTACATAATCATGGCAATGCTCAATATCAAAGTTTAAGGTTAATGTGTTGATACCCAGCATCCGAATAGATCCCCAACTTTAGACCTTTACTGTGAACATAATGAGCTAGAGCCCTAATTCCAGAAGGAAATGTTGAAGTCTTAGGAACCATATTTCCCTGATATCGTTTTAAATTTGTCAGATCTATCGAAAAAGGATAAcacaatatataaaatttaaaatttcttCACCTATCGTTTAAGCAACAAATACCTTATAATATTAAACAATATATGAGTCTATGACAActtgcatgttttttttttttcactcttcTTTTAGCAATTTTTTTGCACAATATCGGTAAGCATATActataagagaaaaaaaatgaaggaaaaaattCCAGGGCATTGATATTGCTTACCTGATGGTCTCGATTAAGTTCGGCCCAACAGTCATCtaaaaaatcacaataaaattaattaaaattattcttTACTagttaaaaggaaaaaaagagatTGTTTCTTtactgaataaaaaaaattgtacattTATTCAATATGCTTTTGATTTTTGTATGGGCACAATACCATTATAAAATTACTATGTAGTATTTATTCATATGTTTCTTTTACTTAAAACATAAATATAACAAAGTTATTTTTGTATTTGTATTTCTTTTACTCAAAAGAGACATCCATGAATATTTTTTAGATGATTACAAGATTTTATTCTAAAGACAGGAAAAGGAAACCATAATAAGAATGATGGGCAAACACAAAAGCAAAGCCAAAACCCCAAGAAAAACTGACACTTGCtgaagaaaaacaaacaatatCCACCCACTATACATTATTTATATCGGGTGCTCGTAAAAATAAAGGCCCCATAggaatttttaatatttgtacctaaattaatatatttgtaGCCCAAGGCTGCAAGGCCCGTTGACACCATCGCATCagctgaaaaataaaaaatattgaaaatcaaGATTTGTTGAATCACATATGTATGAAATAGTAAATATAATTAATCACCTCATTGAATCTAAACTGCACATGTTACAGTAATCATGAACATACCTGTATCTCGAATTAAACTTTCATTGATATCACAGCCGAAGCGATTCCAGCTATTCCACCTGACCATATATACACTTTTGTGAATTTaacaagaaaataatttgaattttACTCTAAATTAAGAGATTTTTCTCGAATTAAAATTAGTgatagtttaaaattaaaatccgCTTGACTTCGCCTAGGATCAACAACTAATTCTTACATTTCGTATTCGTACGATTGAACATTTCCTTTTGAATAACAAAGACAATGCTACATTTAATAATAAGTAAACACATGGCTCATGAGTGGataagttttttaaattttcaaccATAAATTTCCTACAAAAATAAAGAGACGTTACCCCATAGGAGGTGTCTGGCCTAGTCCATTTTGAATGAAGTATGTTCTAACTTGGTCGGTGGATATGGAGATCTCTCTAGTTTTGTTCACCAATACGCGAGAAGCGATAAAACCACTTGCATTCATAAGCATGAGGAAGCAAAATGCAAGCACCAATATTGGTAACCTACCTGAGAATGAAAATTGCATTGTCATAAGAGCTGGGGACATATAGGTTGGGTAGGGGAAGGTCTAGGGATTAATTCCTgacgggtgtaatttatctatccgatgtaaaaaaaaaattagctttGATGCATGTAGAAGTAAATCTATGTATCAAGCTGAAATCTAGAGCAGGgtacaagaagaaaaaagagatgTGCTTTCTGGCAATTAACGTTGGCAATTTATAGAGAAAATGAAAGTGATTGTTGACAAGTCCTAAATTCCCAATGCACCTGCTTGTCCACTTGATcgatatataatattaatgttttttataAAACTATATAATATTAATGTTGATCCTTAGTTTATAATACCAATACATTATTCTGTTGCTACTGTCTCTTTcactttttggttttttagaTAGAAGGATGTCGttttcttgcaacaaaactgaaatttcggcCTCTTATGGTGGTAATGATGTGTCGCTCTCTCTCATTCATATAAAATTCATAAATGTGAGGATTGGGTTGTTATAAACGCCCATTCATTTCATAACAATATTGGGCAAGTTTCTTTTTTTACCAGATTTGAAAGAGTTGTCTAAATCACTAACAATGGAAATAGGCCATAGACCGTTAGTTGTTAGTAGGGAACTATGACTTAGTCTACATCACGCACATGTCAGTCCAagctaaaaaaaattagtaaataaatATGACATAGACCTATTTAAAAGCAAACTTAGTTAAAAAGGCTAGACTCATACTATTCAAAAAGTCTTGTGTCCGCGAGGGTtaactcaagtgataagagttagggGGCATAAGGGTTGAGGACGAAGGATGAAGAGAGCCAAGGTTCAAACCCTAGTGAAGAAACTGAAGATATGTTAAGAGATGATTATGTACAAATATTCAGAACTCTTCCATATTCAATTTGACGTAATAAGGAGGGGAGAGGGAGAAGAGACAAACAGAGAAAGAAGCATGGACTAACTGTGCTAAAAAAAATATCACCTTCATGAATTTATGACCGTGCTAAAAATATCACCTTCATGGAACTGTGCTAAAAATATCACCTTCATGAATTTAACTAGGAAAATATTTAGAACAACTAGAAGATATTTAAGGCTTAGCTCACATGAACAAGATTAATTAGCTGATATTGAGAGAAGGTAAGCACCCGATGATAGAAGTTAAAGAAAGAACTTATAAAAAATCTATTGCAAATAGTTATCTAAAGAGATCTTGAGGTCATGAAGTGGGTACGTGGATGTACTAGTCCATTATAATATAGGAATTAGTGGAGTTACCCGTACCCTGCACGaggtgacttttgttatttaaAATGTAAACTTTGTGTAgtattatgttttttattttttagtaaatatatctTAACAATTGTTTTAattatatgttcttaatagtgaacattgtgtattaatctaccagaaatttttacttatttaaatttggaaaaattgagatttttttatataaattcaCTTAAATTTTCAACTCAAAATCTTTTTATAATTCACATGAACTTTAAATTAAAAAgttctaaaataaaatttatggggaatataactttttttaatgaataaagatagaatttttgttttttgaaaggtAGATGTTATAATATTGAGGtcgtgatttttttttctttgtaattCAATGTTTAAATCTAAGATAGATTAACAACTAAATTCAGTTCCTACTCTAGTATGAAACGAATAAATTTTAGGGATTTATTTTATATACTTCAttgtagtttttaatt from Lotus japonicus ecotype B-129 chromosome 2, LjGifu_v1.2 includes:
- the LOC130735296 gene encoding alpha-galactosidase-like translates to MSPALMTMQFSFSGRLPILVLAFCFLMLMNASGFIASRVLVNKTREISISTDQVRTYFIQNGLGQTPPMGWNSWNRFGCDINESLIRDTADAMVSTGLAALGYKYINLDDCWAELNRDHQGNMVPKTSTFPSGIRALAHYVHSKGLKLGIYSDAGNQTCSKRMPGSLGHEEQDAKTFASWGIDYLKYDNCENNGISVKERYPPMSQALLNTGRPIFFSMCEWGWEDPAIWGKILGNSWRTTGDVEDNWESMTSIADSNDRWASYAQPGGWNDPDMLEVGNGGMTTEEYRAHFSIWALAKAPLLVGCDIRAMDNTTRELITNPEVIAVNQDKLGVQGKKVKTNNDLEVWAGPLKGNKVAVILWNRSSSNATVTVSWSDIGLKPGTLVDARDLWEHSTQSSVSEEISAELDSHACKMYVLTPKSGKNKH